TCAATGAAGTACCTGTGATACGGCGAGGAAGAATTTTTCCTTGCTCATTTACCAACTTCAATAAGAAGTCTGGGTTTTTGAAGTCGATGTACTTAATGCCTGATTTTTGGAAACGGCAATATTTTTTGCGTACTACGCTTTTGTCAACTGGTTCGTTTACTAAAGTCATGATTTCTTAATTTAAAAGTTCGCTAATTTGAAAACTTGAAACATCGTAACTACATTACTATACCTCAAATCAACTCATTACTCTGCTTTTGCTTCTTGTTTTTTACCTACTAAACCTTTTCTCTTACGCTCGTTATAAGTAACAGCGTGTTTGTCAAGTCCAATTGTCAAGAAACGAATAATTTTCTCATCACGCTTGTACTCGAGTTCCAATTTAGCAACCAACGATGGAGCTGCTTTAAATTCAAAAATTTGGTAATAACCAGTGTTTTTGTTTTGAATAGGGTACGCCAGCTTACGAATTCCCCATGCTTCCTCGTTAACGATTTCAGCACCGTTATCGGTCAAAACTTTTTTGAATTTTTCAACGGCGTCCTTTGTCTGCTGTTCTGACAAAACGGGAGTTAAGATGAACACCGTTTCATAATTACGTAATTCCATAAAAATGTATGTTTTATAAACTGTTTTTTAAAAGGACTGCAAAATTAAACACTTTTGTTTAATTTTCAAAACAACTATTACAAAGTTTTTGATTATCAATGAGATATAGGTAATATAAGGCCATAAATAGCTATAATTATAGCCTCATGCACCACTATAACGCAACAAAGGCACAAAGTGAGTTATGCTACAGTGAGCCAACTTAACACCTTGTGCCTTTGTTATGGAGTACCGAATACCGTTTTCTAGTATTATTTTACTTCAAAAACACCCTCTCCGATTCTAAAACCTTCTGAATATAGTTCTATTATATGCTTGCCTTCTTTGTAGGCTTGCCCTCGGCTATAGATAAATTCTACGGATTGATGTGAGTCATCGTAAACAATTTTTTGCTTGGCAGTAAAAGTTACATCACGGCCTCTATAATTAAATGTACCCGAGCCTGTGGCCATATCAGCTACTGTAGCACCTGTAGGGTCGATAATACGCAGATAGATAATCTTGGCTTCTTTGGTTGTCAGCGAATTTTCTTGCAAATAAAAAGTTATTCGGATTTTGTCTACTTTTTTGGCTTTATAAATACCTCCATCACTTTCTTTGCCTTTGCTCGAAATAGCATATACATTGATACTTTCGGCATGTAATGCTGCCGCTAGCGATACTTTATCGGAAAGTTCTTTGTTTTTGGCTTCTATTTCTTTGGCTCGCTCGGCTAATTCTCTTTGACGTAACGAATAGGTATTGGCCGAATCTGACAATGCCTTTTGTGCAAAGGTAATATCTTGTAGCAAGCTTTTAGCTTCACGGCTTAATGAATCATTTTGAGCTACCAAAATACCATTTTCCTTTTTCAAACGAATAATTTCGACATCTTTTTGCCCCAATAAGGCTACATAGTTTTTGATTTTAGCCTCGTATTTTTTCATCGAAAAACCATTATCAAGCTTTTCTAAGGCCAACTTATCTTCCTCTAATTGTTTTTTGGCCTTTACCAATTCTCGAATATCGCCTCCCAAACGCTTTATTTCTGTAATCTTGGCATTGAGCTGATTCGCAATTGAATCTAATTTGGTGTTGGCGGTTAGTAGTTCTTCGGCGTGCTCCGACTTTAGGTCTTCAATACTTTTGTTGTGTTGACGTTCTCTGAAGTACAAAAAGCCTAAAGCTACTGTCAAGATGGCCAGTATGGCGACTGCTATCTTTAGTTTTTGTTCACTCTGTCTGTTTGGATTATACTCCATTGTAAAGGTAATTTTTAAAAGTTTCTTGAGGTTGACAACGGTTCTCAGGCAACCACAAAGTTCATAATTAGAAACGGTATATTGATGCAATTCATTTTACAAAACTAAGATATTACGCAAAATAGTAAAAGAACTTCAATACTATTGCCAAAAACTAAGTAAGAATTAAAATATCTCTCCAGTATATTTGCAATAAATCGCTCAAAATCTGAAATATTATATGAATATCGCTCAAAATATAGAGAATATCAAAGCTCAATTGGCAAATACTTCGGCTCAGTTGATTGCTGTTACCAAAACCAAACCTATCAGCGATTTGGAAGAGGCTTATCAAGCAGGCTGTAAGGTTTTTGGAGAAAATAAGGTGCAAGAAATGGTATCAAAATGGGAGGTTTTGCCCAAAGATATTAGTTGGCACTTGATTGGGCACCTCCAAACCAACAAGGTCAAATACATGGCTTCATTTGTAAGTTTGATTCATTCGGTAGATTCTTTTAAACTCCTTCAAGAAATTGATAAACAGGCCCAAAAACATAATCGTGTGATTGATTGCTTGCTCCAAATTTATATTGCTCAAGAAGATACTAAATTTGGGCTTTCAGAAGAAGAAGCCATTGCAATACTCACTTCTAGCGAATTGGCTCAGCTTCACAATATCCGTGTTGTTGGCCTTATGGGTATGGCTAGCAATACTGACAACCTCGAACAAATTCGGTTAGAATTTAGGGGCTTAAAACAGCTATTCAACCGTTTTTCACAAGAATATATACTTCCTAATACTGCTTGGAAAGAAGTTTCGATGGGTATGTCTGGCGATTTTCAGATTGCTGCCGAAGAAGGTTCAACCTTGGTGCGAGTTGGCTCTGCTATTTTTGGCCATAGGTAAGTATTTCTTATGGTGGGGTTCAACCTTTCAACTGAACCCTACCATGTTTATTCCCAAGTATACCCGTATAGTTTTGTAATCTTTTTCTTCTTTATTTTTTTACAAAAAACCTTCATCGGAATATCTTTGAGCGGACGATTATTCTTGTCTCGTGGCTGGCTTGCTACTGAGTCTATTACCCAAAGATTATCCAAAACTTGTCCAAAAACAGTATAGTTTCCATCCAAATGAGGTGTCCCTCCTAGTGTTTTATAAACGTTTTGTTGCTCTGGCGTGTACACTCGCAGGGGGCTTCGCTTCATTTGTTCGGCCAAGGTTTTTTCATCCCAAACCTTGCCTTGTACTATATAAAACTGGCAACCCGACGAAGCTTTTTCTGGGTTATTATCTCTGGCGGCAGCCAATACTCCTTTTTTATGAAACAATTCAGGGGTAATTTCGGCAGGAACACGGTAGCCTACATCGCCTTCTCCCAGCAGTTTTCCAGCTTCTGCGTTCTTCGATTCGGGGTCGCCTCCCTGAATCATAAAGGTGTTGATTATTCTATGAAAAAGTAGACCGTCATAGAATTTCTTATCTACCAGTTTTAGAAAGTTTTTTTTGTGCAAAGGGGTTTGATTGTGCAAAATAGCGTGCATGTCGCCCCAAGGCGTACTAAATGTAACCAAATAATCTTTGCGTTTGGACTGAGCCACCAGATGGGTACTAAGCCCTAATAAACAAATTAGGGTAAATAGACTAACACATTTCATAGCTTAATGATGAAGTTAAGGGAATACCTAGCAGGCTAATTAATACCGTTATGAAAATTAGTAAATGTCCAGTTTTATTAGAATAATCTCCGATATAAAGGATAGAAACACTTCCTAATCGAAAGCTGCATTTAAGACATATTTTGACAACCTACTCATCTCTTCGGAAAGGGCTACGCCTGCTCATACAAATGCCTAATATAGCCTCACTATTTATAAATTAGCTTTTATTTCTTGTAAAATACGGTCGCCACCACGCTGCAAAATCTTTTCGGCCAAGGCTTCGCCTAGTGCGTCGGGGTGGGTGCTAGTAAGTACTTCTTTGATGATTTCTTTGCCGTCTAGGCTAATAATCCCACCAGTCAAAGTAACTTCGTTGGTGTCGGTATTGTATTGGGCCAAACCAAATACAGGAATACTACAGCCGCCTTGTAAACGCTTCAAGAAGGCTCTTTCGGCCAACAATTGTTTTTCGGTATGAGCATGATTCAGCAAAGTTCTGATTTGGGCTTTGAGCGAAGCATCCAGATTCACTGCACATTCTATGGCTACCGACCCTTGCCCTACTGCTGGCGTAAATGTTTGAGTAGTAATTAATTCGGCAATGTGTTCTTGATAACCCATCCGATGTACGCCCGCATAGGCTAGCAACAAAGCATCACACACGCCACTTTCGAGCTTACCCATGCGTGTTTGCAAGTTACCACGCATATCTACAGTTTGAATATGCGGGTAAAAATGCTTCAACATAGCCACACGGCGAGTTGAAGATGTACCCACTACAAAAGGTTTACCACTTTCGAGCGAAAGACTTTTATCAAAACTAATTAATACATCATTGACCTTCTCACGTTCGGTAAAAGCAATAATTTCAAAGTTTTCACCCAAATCAGACTGCAAATCTTTGGCCGAATGCTGTGCAATATGAATTTCGCCCGACAGGAGTTTTTCTTCTAGTTCTTCTGTAAAAACGCCTTTTGAACCTATTTTAGACAACGAGCGGTCCAGAATTTTGTCGCCTTTTGTTTCAATAATCACAATCTCGACAGGTAACCCACCTGCTTCTAATGTTTCTTTGACAAAATAAGCCTGCCATAAAGCTAATTTCGACCCTCTCGTTCCAAGTTTAATTGTTTGCATGCTGATTTGTAATAAGTAATTGGGACTCTTTGAAAATTTATTAAAAAACTCATAAGTTACCGAATAAGCTTTTAGCAACCTATCATCGTAAAGGTATTGTTATTAAAATCTTTTGAAAAGCTGTGCTATTTGCAAAGATAAATCTAAATGCAAAATTTTGGCACGAGCATTTCTTTCCAAATAATAATGTGTTTGGGTTAGCTCCTGAACAATATATTCTATAGCTTGAAGCTTAACTGCTTTTGAAAAATTTTGAACAAATATAAGCTCGTCGCCCTCTAAACGTACCAAACTTTCTGCTCCATTTTTCCAAAGTAACAAATCCCTAAAAATATTCAAGGCGTATTCCATCATGCCTTTTTGGTCTTCCTTCGGAAAAGCATCAAACTCTTCGGCCAGCTTGATAAGTGCTGCAATATCCATTTTGTACGACATTCGCATCCAGTTGGCAAACCAAAGGTGTTTTCCCTCCAATTCCTTGAAAGCCAAAGATAAGGCTTTGCTCATGTTGCCCTCCGAGAGATACGCAATTTGACGAGCTCTAGTTTGTTCAACTTGCTTTTTTTCTACTAAATACCGCACAACGTCTTCATCCGAAAAAAGAGGAACGCTTACCTTCTGAGTCCGAGAAAGAATGGTTGTAAGCAATTTGTTGGCATCGTTACACACCAACAAAAAGAGCGTTTTGGCTGGTGGTTCTTCAAGTATTTTTAAAAGAGCATTGGCCGAGCTTTGGTTTAGCATTTCGGGTTGCCAAATCAATAAAATTTTGTATTCAGCCTCAAAAGCCTTCAAAGATATTTTCTGGATAATCTTTCGTGCTTCTTCTGCCGAAATATTACCTTGCTTATTACCTTCTACCCCAATGTGTTCGAGCCAGTCGGGTAATTGTCCATAAGGACTTTCGGCCAAAAAGTTACGCCAAAGAGGCATATATGCCTCTGAATCGGCTTCTTTTATTTTCTTGGTAGTAGCTGTCGGGAAAATGTGGTAGAAATCAGGATGAACCAATTTTTTCATTTTAGCACACGACGCACATTTTCCACAAGCATCACTAGGTTGTTTATCTTCGCAATTGATATAAGTTGCATACGCCCAAGCCAAAGCCAAATTAGCAGAACCCACCGTACCATGAAATAGCTGAGCATGAGCCACATGATTAGACTGTACCGAATGAATAAGGGTTTGTTTGATGGCTTCTAAACCAGGTATTTCTTGAAAAAGCATAATGAGTTTTATGGATGAACCAATATAACCAACTGGTTTACAAATATTTGCTATTATATAAAGTTGTATTTTACCATTTTCAACAAACACAGTTTGGTATTGAGCGTTTTATTCGTTGCTCAGAACATTTTTAGGGAGCTGGGTTTGTTCAAAAACAGCCTTTAGGATATTCTCCTCGATTTCGTCAAAATCTCGTCCACGCCTTTCCATCACTGCTCTAGCTACTTGATTGGCCTTACGAAGATGGTACGTTTTGAAACCACTACTTCCTCCCCACGAAAACGAAGGAATATGCTTGGGCTGAAAATCTGCCCCAAATATATTACAATTTATGCCAACCACCGTTCCAGTATTGAACATTGTATTGATACCACACTTAGAGTGATCGCCCATAATGAGTCCAACAAACTGTAATCCAGCGTTTTCAAAACGATTAGTAACATAGCTCCACAGGTCTACATTAGAATAATCATTTTTCAGGTTTGAGTTATTGGTATCGGCTCCCCAATTACACCATTCGGCAATCACCGAGTTACCCATAAAGCCCTCATGCCCTTTATTGGAATTACCAAAAATCACCGAGTTGCTTACTTCGCCTCCTACCTTACAGCCAGGACCAATGGTTGTATTGGGCCGCATTTTTCCATCCAAATTGATAACAGAGCCTTCCAAAATAGCAAATGGCCCTTGGATTTTAGCTCCTTCCATAATTACCACATCTTTGCCAATATAAATGGGGCCTTTTTCAGCATTTAGCGTTGCGGCCTTGATGTTTACTCCTTCCTCTACAAAGACTTGAGACTCGTTATAAATAGCCGTAAAACGGTCGGTAATAGAACAAGAAGTACGCCCCTTGGTAAGACGCTCAAAGTCAGCCTTAATTTGGTCGCCATTCATCAAAAAAACATCGGTAATATGCTTAATCAAACGTACCGAATTGTGGTAGTAAAGGGTATTCAGATGGGCAATATCGGTGGGTAGTTCTTGTCCACGATAGCCCAATAAAGTAGTATCTTGTACCAAAGCGGTATTGGGAGGCAATTGTGCCAAAACCTCAACAAGGGCCCAATCAGGACACAAAGAACCATTAATAAATAGATTATCTTGACTATCGACAAGTGGATATTTGGCTTGCAGATAGGGTTGTGTAGCAAACGAAACCTTAGTAGCTAAGTAGTGCTCCCATTTTTCTGTGATGGTATCGATACCCACACGGATTTCACAAACAGGGCGAATAAAAGTTAAGGGAAGTAGTTGAGCCCTAAAAGTTGGGTCATCGAATAAGACGTAATTCATCGGGTATATTAGCGTTATTGTATATGCGTTTTTACGATACTTTTGCTCATTGGGTGGCAAAAAACAGGTAATATATTACTTTACTACGACAAATTTATTAATCTTCTGTTCAAAACAAAAGCCTCTTAGACGAATCTAAGAGGCTTTGAAAACTTAATGCCATACCTAAACGATACGAGTAAGTTTGCTTATTTCTTCTGACCGAAACGTTTGTAGAATTTATCAACACGTCCAGCAGTGTCAAGCAATACGTTTTTACCAGTATAGAAAGGGTGAGATACCGATGAAACCTCGATTTTGAACACTGGGTAAGTTTCGCCTTCAAATTCAGTTGTTTCAGTAGTGTTTACACAAGACTGAGTCAAAAATTTGTGGTCAGCAGACAAATCGTGGAATACCACTGGTCTGTAATTAGGATGAATGTCTTTTTTCATTGAAATATTTTGATTTTGAGACGATTCCCTGCCGTCTCGGGTTATGATTTAGCGTTTCGATTATTCGTGGGTGGGAGTTTTGCGTTATTCAAAGGCCAATTATCTGAGGATAAGGCAATAACGTTTCACAAATAAGAGCCTCGAAACGGGACGCAAATTTACATTTTTTTTAGTGCTTTCAAAAACTTTTTTTTAGGAAATTATTCATAAACAACCATTTACTAGGTTAAGATTTTTTTTAAAAAAAATTATTCTATTAATATTCCAAGTTGAGGTTTGCCTAGTGAACTGATTATCTAAAGTTTGAGTTGTACAATATGAATAAATGCTTGAGTACACTAATCAGACAGATGATTTTTTTCATTGCGTTAGGTACATAAAATTAGTAACTTTGAAAAACAAAAAGCCTTACTGAAGTCCAAACATCCCCGCTCGTATTGAGCATTAAATTGTTTATTAAGAAAACTATTTTGGTTAATAGAAAGTACCTTGATGCATCAAACTTTTGTAAAGCTAAAATAGGAGCAATCAATCTCAAGCCTGTAATAAAACATCAACAAGAAAGGTGATATTACAGAGTATCTAGGCCAGTTAATTACTGATTTATTAAAATAATATTACACTAATATTGTTATTTTCAACGATTAAAAGCTAAAACACAGTAGCTTGCTAATATGGCTACGCAAATAAAATAATATTCAAATTAAGGACTGAAGATTCATTAACAATTATATTCTGTTGGTGGCTAACCTTTAACCCCTAAAATCAATAGTTAATATGTACGTTATCAAAAGAGATGGCAGACGAGAGTCTGTAAAGTTTGACAAGATTACCGCCCGAATCGAAAAACTTTGCTACAGCCTCGACCCTTACTTTGTGCAGCCGCTAGAAGTAGCTAAAAAAGTTATTACTGGCTTATATGACGGCGTTACCACAACTGAATTAGATAATTTGGCAGCTGAGACGGCAGCTTCCATGACAACCAAACACCCAGACTATGCAGTTTTGGCGGCAAGAATTGCCATTTCTAACTTGCATAAGAATACCCAAAAGTCGTTCTCGGCAACGATGAAACGCCTTTACAATTATGTTGATCCCAAAACTGGCGAAAATGCCGCTTTGTTGTCGAAAGAAGTATATGATGTCATTAAAAAGCATGCGGGCGAATTAGATGCAGCTATTATTTATGACCGTGATTTTGGCTACGATTATTTTGGGTTCAAAACGTTAGAAAAATCATACCTCCTTAAAATGGAAGGTAAGATTGCAGAACGCCCTCAGCACATGTTGATGCGTGTGGCTGTAGGTATTCATGTCGACGACATTGAGTCGGTTCTCGAAACTTACAATTTATTATCTGAACGTTGGTTTACTCATGCTACTCCTACCCTTTTCAATGCTGGTACACCAAAACCTCAAATGTCGTCTTGCTTCTTGTTGACTATGCAAGATGATTCGATTGAGGGTATTTATGATACATTAAAACAATGCGCCAAAATCTCGCAATCGGCTGGTGGTATTGGCCTTAGTATTCATAATATCCGTGCTATGGGTTCTTATATCAAAGGAACTAACGGTACATCCAATGGTATCATTCCGATGCTTCGTGTATTTAACGATACTGCTCGCTATGTTGACCAAGGCGGTGGCAAACGCAAAGGTTCTTTTGCTATCTACCTTGAACCTTGGCATGCCGACATATTCGACTTCTTACAATTGAAGAAAAATCATGGTAAAGAAGAAGTACGTGCTAGAGATTTATTCTACGCTCTTTGGGTACCTGATTTATTTATGCAACGTGTAAAAGACAATGATACATGGTCGTTGTTCTGCCCACACGAATGCCCAGGCCTAGCCGATACTTATGGCGATGAG
The DNA window shown above is from Flectobacillus major DSM 103 and carries:
- a CDS encoding GlmU family protein — translated: MNYVLFDDPTFRAQLLPLTFIRPVCEIRVGIDTITEKWEHYLATKVSFATQPYLQAKYPLVDSQDNLFINGSLCPDWALVEVLAQLPPNTALVQDTTLLGYRGQELPTDIAHLNTLYYHNSVRLIKHITDVFLMNGDQIKADFERLTKGRTSCSITDRFTAIYNESQVFVEEGVNIKAATLNAEKGPIYIGKDVVIMEGAKIQGPFAILEGSVINLDGKMRPNTTIGPGCKVGGEVSNSVIFGNSNKGHEGFMGNSVIAEWCNWGADTNNSNLKNDYSNVDLWSYVTNRFENAGLQFVGLIMGDHSKCGINTMFNTGTVVGINCNIFGADFQPKHIPSFSWGGSSGFKTYHLRKANQVARAVMERRGRDFDEIEENILKAVFEQTQLPKNVLSNE
- the rpsF gene encoding 30S ribosomal protein S6, producing MELRNYETVFILTPVLSEQQTKDAVEKFKKVLTDNGAEIVNEEAWGIRKLAYPIQNKNTGYYQIFEFKAAPSLVAKLELEYKRDEKIIRFLTIGLDKHAVTYNERKRKGLVGKKQEAKAE
- the hemC gene encoding hydroxymethylbilane synthase, with the protein product MQTIKLGTRGSKLALWQAYFVKETLEAGGLPVEIVIIETKGDKILDRSLSKIGSKGVFTEELEEKLLSGEIHIAQHSAKDLQSDLGENFEIIAFTEREKVNDVLISFDKSLSLESGKPFVVGTSSTRRVAMLKHFYPHIQTVDMRGNLQTRMGKLESGVCDALLLAYAGVHRMGYQEHIAELITTQTFTPAVGQGSVAIECAVNLDASLKAQIRTLLNHAHTEKQLLAERAFLKRLQGGCSIPVFGLAQYNTDTNEVTLTGGIISLDGKEIIKEVLTSTHPDALGEALAEKILQRGGDRILQEIKANL
- a CDS encoding YggS family pyridoxal phosphate-dependent enzyme: MNIAQNIENIKAQLANTSAQLIAVTKTKPISDLEEAYQAGCKVFGENKVQEMVSKWEVLPKDISWHLIGHLQTNKVKYMASFVSLIHSVDSFKLLQEIDKQAQKHNRVIDCLLQIYIAQEDTKFGLSEEEAIAILTSSELAQLHNIRVVGLMGMASNTDNLEQIRLEFRGLKQLFNRFSQEYILPNTAWKEVSMGMSGDFQIAAEEGSTLVRVGSAIFGHR
- a CDS encoding DNA polymerase III subunit, whose product is MLFQEIPGLEAIKQTLIHSVQSNHVAHAQLFHGTVGSANLALAWAYATYINCEDKQPSDACGKCASCAKMKKLVHPDFYHIFPTATTKKIKEADSEAYMPLWRNFLAESPYGQLPDWLEHIGVEGNKQGNISAEEARKIIQKISLKAFEAEYKILLIWQPEMLNQSSANALLKILEEPPAKTLFLLVCNDANKLLTTILSRTQKVSVPLFSDEDVVRYLVEKKQVEQTRARQIAYLSEGNMSKALSLAFKELEGKHLWFANWMRMSYKMDIAALIKLAEEFDAFPKEDQKGMMEYALNIFRDLLLWKNGAESLVRLEGDELIFVQNFSKAVKLQAIEYIVQELTQTHYYLERNARAKILHLDLSLQIAQLFKRF
- the rpsR gene encoding 30S ribosomal protein S18, translated to MTLVNEPVDKSVVRKKYCRFQKSGIKYIDFKNPDFLLKLVNEQGKILPRRITGTSLKYQRKVAQAVKRARHLALMPYVADGLK
- a CDS encoding type B 50S ribosomal protein L31, which codes for MKKDIHPNYRPVVFHDLSADHKFLTQSCVNTTETTEFEGETYPVFKIEVSSVSHPFYTGKNVLLDTAGRVDKFYKRFGQKK
- a CDS encoding peptidylprolyl isomerase encodes the protein MKCVSLFTLICLLGLSTHLVAQSKRKDYLVTFSTPWGDMHAILHNQTPLHKKNFLKLVDKKFYDGLLFHRIINTFMIQGGDPESKNAEAGKLLGEGDVGYRVPAEITPELFHKKGVLAAARDNNPEKASSGCQFYIVQGKVWDEKTLAEQMKRSPLRVYTPEQQNVYKTLGGTPHLDGNYTVFGQVLDNLWVIDSVASQPRDKNNRPLKDIPMKVFCKKIKKKKITKLYGYTWE